Proteins from one Marinitoga hydrogenitolerans DSM 16785 genomic window:
- a CDS encoding transposase, which produces MNIQNEYFDGNNSNNNKYDDNKNNYNHGDNINKEKIDKENPYYQAYKAIITIPGSGELVTPLTIISEIGNISRFESKKHFVSYIGLDPTISQSGKYRKNKKI; this is translated from the coding sequence ATGAATATTCAAAATGAGTATTTTGATGGCAATAACAGTAATAATAACAAATATGATGACAATAAAAATAATTATAATCATGGAGATAACATAAATAAAGAGAAAATAGATAAAGAGAATCCATATTATCAAGCGTATAAAGCAATAATTACTATTCCAGGCTCAGGTGAATTAGTAACTCCACTTACAATTATATCAGAAATAGGAAACATATCTCGTTTTGAAAGTAAAAAACATTTTGTCTCATATATAGGGCTTGATCCAACAATTTCCCAATCAGGAAAATACAGAAAAAATAAAAAAATATAA